The sequence GTTTTTTGGTTTTCGGAAATGATCGATTCAGAATGTTTGGTGGAGTATAGGGCAATATGGTGTAGCGCAGCTGACAAATCATCAACGACTTTTATGGCACATTTCAAACTCAGGAATTCGCGGCCGAAGTCTTCTTCTTTTGCTATGTGTAAAAAAGGATAGCCTTTCAATAAGCCATGGGCTATTTTGTCGGCAAATATTTCCACGCCATCTTTTTCGAATTCTTTCTTCAGGGTGGAAAGGAAAGCAGGTGCGACCGCTTTGTCAACCAATATGGCATCAACAGCGTTACAAACGGATGGCCTGGATACTTTTGCATTCACTACAATGGCCAGGGCTTTTTTAAGGTCCGCTTCAGCCTCTACATAAATATGGCAAACCCCGGCGCCCGTTTCAATCACCGGCACCTGGCTGTGGTTTCGGACGTATTTGATCAGGCCATCAGACCCCCTGGGAATCAACACATCAATAAACTTTGTAGCTGTCATCATATCGTCAACGACTTCGCGGTTTGCGGGCAACAGGCAAATTAAATCAGGATTCAATCCTTCGGAGGACAATACTTTCTTTATGATCGAAACGGCCACGCTATTCGTGTGGCTGGCATCGGCACTTCCTTTCAGCACACAGGCATTGCGGCTTCGAAGACTCAACGCGGCTATATCGAAAGTTACATTTGGCCTTGACTCGTAAATGGCGCCTACAACACCCAATGGTACTGATATTTTCTGCAGTAAAAGGCCATTGTCGAGCGTTCTCTTTTCCAGGATCTGTCCGGTAGGATCAGGGAGCTTTGCCACTTTTTTTATACTGGCGGCAATATTGGCGATCCGTTGCGCATTCAATAACAAGCGATCATTTTTAGGATTATCTGCCGGCTGTTTAGCGAGGTCTTTTGCATTTGCTTTCAGCAATATATGGGTGTTCTCCATTAGAGCATCAGCGAGCGCCCGCAGCACCTGTTGTACTTTAATATTTGGTACTGCCTGCAGTCCGGCAGAAGCAGCGTGTGTTCTTTGTATCTGTGAAGCAACGGTTTTCATGTGTTTTGTTTAAAATAAGACAATATCATCAGCATGAGCTGCGATCACGCTTTTTGCATTGAGTTGCTGCATGATCTGTGCGGCATCCAACCTGGTTTTTGCAACACCCAGGATTTCACCATCTTCATCCATAAGTTGTATCACCTCACCGGATACAAACTGGCCATCTGCACTTTTAATGCCAATGGTCAGCAGGCTTTTCCTGCCCGCCAGGGCTTTGGCCGCACCTTTGTCCACATGGATCGTTCCGAGCGTTACCGAGCCACTAGCGAGCCATTTCTGGCGGGCACGCAGGTTAGATTTCCTGGGTTCAAACCAGGATCCATTTTTTCCTTTTAACGCATCACTTAAGGGTTGGGTTCCTTTGAGCCCGCATATGATCACGGTGATGCCCAGGGATATGGCCAGCCTTGTAAATGTCAGCTTCGAGATCATGCCACCCAGGCCCAATCCGCTTTTTTCTGTCTTTACAAATTGCAGTACAGCCGCATCCACTTTTTCTATATGGCGGATAACCTTTTTTTGGTCATCCAGTAATCCGCCGGCCGAAGTACAAAGAATTAGGGTGGATGCATCAAATCCAATGGCAATCAATGTAGCGAGTTCATCATTATCAGAGAACTTTATTTCCACGTTACTGACCAGGTCATTTTCATTTACAACGGGTAAAATGTTATTCTCCCAAAAAGTGGCGAAAGTTTGTTTGAGTTGCAGGAATTGTTTACGGTTCGAAAAATGCACCCTTTCGCACAAAGCCTGGGCAACGGTGATGCCGTGCTGCTGAAGGTGTTTGTGGTAAAGCTGGATCAGGATCGGGTTGCCGACGGCAGCTGCCGCCTTTCTTTCAGATAAACTGCCTTTGTATTCACGAATGAATTTTTTACCGCTGCCTACGGCGCCACTAGACACCAGAACAATATCATATTGCTGGTATAAACGGGCAATTTCAGCAGCCACTTTTTTTACAATGGAATTATCGATATTTCCCTCTTCATCGGTAATGACAGCGGTTCCTAATTTGATCACTATAACTTCCCTGGACATGTATGAATAACTTTATTATTGCGGGGCTAAAAATAGGAAGATCGGAAACAAAATTCCCGTAAAATCCGGTTTTGGTGCCAACGATTACCGATTATTCCCTGTCATGCTTGTATCAAATCAATGCCGGATACCAAAAAGTCAAGAACATGAAACTGCCAAAAACCTTACTCAGTGCTATTCTGACTGGAATTAGCGTGCAAACTGCCGTATCCTGTAGCAAAGCCAAGGAAACGCCAGGTGCGAAAGCAAAAACGGAGAGCAAGCAAAAAACCGACCAGGTCACTGATTCCTGTCCGGCTTGTGGTATGGGTTAGATCAATTACATCATCATCACTTTCTATTGCAGAAAATTTATTCTTCCCTTGCCAGCAACCTGGATATCCAGTTATTATCCGCGGCCTATCCTTTGCTTGCCGGGGGTAAGGTGGACGCTATCGAATGGTCATTTGATACATTGTATAAAGTTGACCATATACCGATGTGGTTTGAGGATTTACTTGCAGCATACAGTGCGCAAAACCGGTTGATCGGGCACGGGGTTTTCTTTTCCCTTTTTTCAGGAAGATGGTCGGATGCCCAGCAGAATTGGTTAGCAGCACTCCGGCAAACCAGCCAGCGGTACCGTTTCGACCATATTACTGAGCATTTTGGGTTTATAACCGGAAAGGATTTTCACCAGGGTGCACCAATGAGTATTCCCTATACACCTGCCACCCTGGCAATTGGCCAGGACAGACTCAAAAGGATACAGGATGCCTGTTCTTGTCCGGTTGGCCTTGAAAACCTGGCTTTTTCGTATTCGCTGGATGAGGTGAAAGAGCATGGTGAATTTCTGCAACGGTTAATAGAGCCGGTGAATGGATTCATTATACTGGATCTCCATAACCTGTATTGCCAGATCAATAATTTTGACATTGGATTTGAAGAGATCATTTCCTTATATCCTTTGGATAAGGTAAGGGAGATCCATATTTCAGGTGGTAGTTGGGATGAGGTATCGGAGCCATTCCCAAAAAATGTGCGAAGAGATACCCATGATAGTGCAGTGCCAGAACCAGTATTCGACCTGTTAAAGATGACCATTGAAAAGTGCCCGGCCTTAAAGTATGTGGTGCTGGAACAATTAGGATCAGCATTAAGTACTCCTGAAAGCCAGGCTGTTTTCCAGCAGGATTTCCTCATCCTTGAAGAGATCGTACAAGAAAAGAATAAGGGTCGCTGGGATTTTTTCAATGATGCATTTCTGCCATCCCCTTTGGTAATTCCAGATGATATTATTGAAGATGAAGCCTTGTACCAACAGCAAAAGCAGTTAGCCGAAATATTGGAGCATTGTACAACTGCGGCCGAAGCCCAGCAACAAATGCGGCAAACTACACTGGCCAACTCAGCCTGGGATATTGAGCACTGGCAACCGTATATGCTGGAAACAGCCATTCGGATAGCCCAAAAATGGAAAGACGGATTTGAATAAGGTTAATTTATCCAATCCGGCTTTCTAGCAATAAATTGATGTACCAGATAGATTATCCAGGCAATCCGGCAGATTGTCTTTTACTGGCCCTGATTACAAAATGAATCAAAACCAATCCGGCACCAAAACAATAGAAGTTGAAAATTTGTCCAGCTGTTGGTCTTCCAAATGTCCAGGTCATGGCAATAATGGTTGTGCCCCAGATCAGGAAGGCGTTCTTAATAGCTGATAACAGCAAGTTGCGGAAAGTTTGCATAGGTATACATTTAGGGTACATTATTAACCTATAATCGCCCTGAAAATTGTGTACCGTTTTTTAGCAGGATTTAAAAAATTCATGTAACTCATTCATTTACAAACTCCCATGCGCTTAGATAGGCCGCGTTGTTTTGGGCATATTCGACGAATCGACCATAAAATTCGTTTTTTGAAAGTGTAGCACTATCACCAATGACTACCAGTTTTTTGCGAGCCCGGGTCATGGCCACATTCATTCTTCGGGTATCTGACAAAAAGCCGATTTCCCCGTTTGAATTGGAGCGTGTAAGGCTGATATAAATAATATCCCTTTCCTGTCCCTGGAAGCTATCGATCGTGTTAACGGTAATTTTGTGGGCGATGTCCTGCCATTCAGGGAAGGCTAATAATTGTTCTTTCAGTAATTCGATCTGGAGCTTATAGGGCGAAATGATGCCAATGGAGGGGAAGTCTTCAATGCAAAGGTTTTCGCGTAACGCACTAACGAGGATAGATAAGTGCCTAAACAGGAAGTCTGCTTCTTCGGGGTTGGTAGTACTGGTACCTTCCAGTTTTTCTTCAAAGCCACAACCAGCTGTATCAATAAAGGCCAGGGGGAAATCACCAGGGTATAAAAGGTGATGAGCAACCGATGCATCAGCCTTTAATTTATTGTAATAAAAGACCTTTGAGGAATACCCCATAATCAGTTCATTCATCCGGTATTGGTTTTCCAGCAGGGAAACTGCTCCAGGGTATTTTTCCACACATTTTTCGAGCAGTGTCTTGCCCAGTCCGGCCCGGGCAGCATCCATTGATTTTATGGTAGGGGAAAGCTGGTTGTGGTCACCGGCAAGTATAAGTTTACGGCCTTTGATGATGGGGATCCAACAGGCGGGTTCCAGTGATTGCCCGGCTTCATCGATGAAGACGGTATGGTACTGCAAGGACTTTACGGTATAATGATTGGCACCGACCAGTGTCGCAGTGATGACCTGGGCCTTGCCAATCAGATCATCCATTATATATTGTTCAATGCTGATCACTTCTTTCATGATCTTCCGTGCTTCATCAAAAAGAGCTTTGCGTTGTTCCCTTTCAGCTTTGCCAAAATTGCGTTTGTATTTCTGCGCTAAGTTGCGGTACTCATTTGCCTGTTTTTTCAGGTTCCTGATATCTTTAATACGAGGGTGGGCAGCCATTTTACAATCCAGTGTTAACCGCATGAGCCCTTCTGAAACCCTTGCCGGGTTCCCAACCCGCAGCACCTGAATGCCTTCATCGGACAATTTTTCGCTTAGCAGGTCCACTGCAGTATTGCTGGGGGCAACTACCAGTATTTGCCGGGGGTCTTGCTGCAACAGCACTTTAATGGCCTGTACCAGGGTGGTGGTTTTACCGGTTCCGGGCGGACCATGCACAATAGCCAATTCGTTTGCAGCAATTATTTTACGGATGGCAGCCTGTTGGCTGGGGTTTAATTGTGGCAGGTCAGGCAGCCATGCAGATTCCTCAAAAGTTGGGTATGCCTCACCGGTTAATAATTTTACCAGGATTCCATTCCCTTTTTTTTCTGCCATAACAGCGGCCTGTTTTAAAGCGCTGTTCATTTCTTCATAGCTATTGTCATCAAACAGCAGGTCAATACCCAGTTTTCCATCGGACGCCCAATCGGGTAGTTCATCCAGTTGGAGGCTTATTTTGATCGTATTTCCGCTGATGTAAGTGATCACACCTTCTATACGGTCTGTTTTGGCATTGTGGTTGGAGAAGATGGCAACGGGCATGCCAAACCTAAACTGGTGGACCAGTTCCAGGTAGCTTGTCCTTTCTATTTCGACTGTGAGGTAATCGCCCTGGCCTATTTCGGTTCCTTTGATGGCGATCGGATACCAGCATATGCCGTTTTGCCTCCTTTCGGAAGTAGAAGATTTTTCTGTTAAGGTTGCATAAGATAACCTGTCTGCCTGCCTTTCAATTCTTAACAAATCAGCTAACCTTTTAAAATACTCCATGGGCAAAGCTACAGTGGGTTTTCGTCAGAATTATTTCTTTTGCAGGGTAATCCACTGGGTGCCTGCATAGGTTATATTGACTGAAGTGCCATTGATGACCTGGTTTTCATTAAATGAAAAAGGGGACTTTAAGGTTAATATATTTCCGGACCAGGATAATTTTGCACCCAGGGTTACATTTGGGATGGTTATTCCGCTGCCATTTGGCGCACCGATAGTGGCATTCTGGAAGGTGAGTGAATCCGTTCCCGACTCGGTATACGGTGTGCTATCACTAAATGGCGGAACCTGGGCTGTAAAAGAGGAGTCCACGGATTCCACCAAAACGCCAGCTACATAAAAATACCCCTTGATGGTGGTGTCTACTGTGTAAGAAACATTATTAGTGTTGAATTTTCCGCCGTCAATTAAAACGGTGCCCTGGTTATTCTTTGAGGTATAATCGGTCACTACGACTGCTTTATAATCAACGCCGCTCTCACTATACAGGAATGTGCTGGTTGCCTGTAACCGGATATTGACCAGGTCATAATTTCCATTCAGCGTATTGGTATTACCGCCAGTAGATGGCTCATCCTCAAGTTCCAGTTGTTTCTGGCAGGAAAATAGCACCACTGAAAGAATGAGGGAGCTATGCAGCAATTGCTTAAATTTCATAAATAGGGCTGTAATTGTATAGCGCAAAGTTAATTGTTAATTGGACAATCCAGGTGGTTGCAAAATCGCTATAAAATCATATTATCGCAAATATGGAATTATTACGCGTTTCCCGTATCAGGAAGCAGGGCAGGGACGGGTTTGTATTAGCGGAGGCCAGTTTTATCCAACAGAAGGGGCAACGGATCGCCATTGCGGGAGAAACCGGATCGGGGAAAACAACCCTGTTGAAAATTATTGCCGGATTGATTCAGCCCGATAGCGGCGAAGTGTTGTTTGAGGGGGAAAAAGTCATTGGTCCGATGGATAAACTAATTCCAGGACACCCGAGAATTGCCTATCTATCGCAACATTTTGAATTGAGGAATAATTACCGGGTGGAAGAGATTTTATCCTATGCCAATAAGATAACTGAGGAATCAGCAACAAAACTATATTCAGTCTGCAGGATCAGCCATTTATTGACCCGCAAAACAGACCAGTTATCGGGTGGTGAAAAGCAACGGATAGCCATTGCCCGCCTGCTGATCGGTTCACCCGTATTATTGGTACTGGATGAGCCATTTTCAAATCTCGACCTCATCCATAAACAATTGCTGAAATCTGTCCTTCGGGAAATCGGTAATGAGCTGGATATTACCTGTATGCTAAGTTCGCATGATCCGCAGGATACATTATCCTGGGCAGATGAAATTATGGTCATGCATTCGGGACGTATTATCCAGGCAGGCAGTCCGGAAGAAGTGTACAGGAAACCTGTAAATGAATATGTTGGAGGAATTTTTGGCAACTATACACTCATCGGCCAGCAACTGGCAGCGGCATATCCCAGTTATTTTCCTGATCACCCAGCAGGCACATCCATTTTTTTACGTCCGGAACAATTGCGTATTGTGGCACCAGAAGCGGAAGGATTCAGCGCAACCGTGCAGGGGATTTATTTCCTGGGCAGCAGCTACGAGATTGAATTAAGCCTTTTTGACCAGGTAGTGCTGGCCAGGTCGGCGACAGGTAAGTTCAATGTTGGGGAAAAAGTGCAGGTGAGCCTTGTTCCTGGTGAAAGCTGGTATGTTTAAGAATAGTATTTAACAGCCAACTGTTTTTTCAACAGGGAATATGGCAGCCAGATGATCAGTATAGCCAGCATCGCAATACAGCCAAAAGACCATCTTAAGCTGCTGTATTCAGCTATAAATCCAACAAGAGGCGGGATGAACAGGAAACCCATGTAGCCAATGGTTGAGATGGATGCCAGCGCCGCCCCGCTATTGGTATTTGTTGATTTTCCTGCCATACTGAAGACCATTGGGACAACGCATGAAACACCAAAGCCGGTCAATATAAATCCGGCAATAGTGAGGTAGGGAAATGGGGATAAGACCGTGATGGAAAAGCCCGTCAGCACAAAACAACCACTTGCTACCAGGAGAGGCAGAACCCCCAGTTTATTGGTCAGCCAATCGCCCAGGAAGCGTCCGGTAGTCATGGAAACCATGTATGCAACAAAAGCGAATGTTGATAATCCTTTTCCGGCACTTAATTCCTGCCTGAAAAAAACACTACCCCAATCATACATGGTATTCTCACAGGCCATCGAAGCAAAACAGATCATCGAAAATTTGAAAAGCGCAGGTTCAGGCAGGGTAAAGAAACTTTTTCTTTTAACCGGCGCGGGCACTTCGCCGTTAGTTAACCGGATGAATAAAAAAGAAAGCGCCAAAAGTGCCACACTTACCATCAGGAGGTGCCAGGTTACGGCAATTTCATACAGTACCATAAAATAACCCAGTGCGGCACCAGCAAAACCAGCCAGGCTCCACACGCCATGGAAGGAATTCATAATAGACTTGCTGAACATTCTTTGGGTTTCCACAGCCTGTGCGTTCATGGACAGGTTAAGCAGGTTGCGGGTTATGCCAAATGCCAGCAGTACCAACACCAATTGCCATGCATAAGCAGCTGTTCCCGGCAAACAAAGGACCAGGTTAAAAGCGATGGCCCCGCCAAGCATAATTTTTTTACTGCTGAACCTTTGTAATAGCCAGCTGGTGATAGGAAGTGTCAGTAATAATCCAACCGGGAATGCAAAAAGAACCAGGCCGAGCTCCCCTTCCGACAAATGCAAGTGTTCTTTTACGGTGGGAATACGGGAAGCCCAGGAGGCATAACCAAACCCGGAAATGAAAAAGAAAATCGTTACGGCCAGTCTTTGTTGAACAGGAGATCCCATGAAATATTGTTTACCTGATCAGCGTGGTTTTGCCTTTTTTGGAAAACTGTTTTTTTGAATCGCGATCAGTAAAGGTTAATGTCCAGATATATACACCGCTTGCCTGCAATTCTGAATTGAATCTTCCATCCCAACCTTTTTTCCAGTTGGTAGTACTAAAAACAACCTGTCCCCACCGGTTATAT comes from Flavihumibacter fluvii and encodes:
- a CDS encoding multinuclear nonheme iron-dependent oxidase, with product MQKIYSSLASNLDIQLLSAAYPLLAGGKVDAIEWSFDTLYKVDHIPMWFEDLLAAYSAQNRLIGHGVFFSLFSGRWSDAQQNWLAALRQTSQRYRFDHITEHFGFITGKDFHQGAPMSIPYTPATLAIGQDRLKRIQDACSCPVGLENLAFSYSLDEVKEHGEFLQRLIEPVNGFIILDLHNLYCQINNFDIGFEEIISLYPLDKVREIHISGGSWDEVSEPFPKNVRRDTHDSAVPEPVFDLLKMTIEKCPALKYVVLEQLGSALSTPESQAVFQQDFLILEEIVQEKNKGRWDFFNDAFLPSPLVIPDDIIEDEALYQQQKQLAEILEHCTTAAEAQQQMRQTTLANSAWDIEHWQPYMLETAIRIAQKWKDGFE
- a CDS encoding ABC transporter ATP-binding protein; its protein translation is MELLRVSRIRKQGRDGFVLAEASFIQQKGQRIAIAGETGSGKTTLLKIIAGLIQPDSGEVLFEGEKVIGPMDKLIPGHPRIAYLSQHFELRNNYRVEEILSYANKITEESATKLYSVCRISHLLTRKTDQLSGGEKQRIAIARLLIGSPVLLVLDEPFSNLDLIHKQLLKSVLREIGNELDITCMLSSHDPQDTLSWADEIMVMHSGRIIQAGSPEEVYRKPVNEYVGGIFGNYTLIGQQLAAAYPSYFPDHPAGTSIFLRPEQLRIVAPEAEGFSATVQGIYFLGSSYEIELSLFDQVVLARSATGKFNVGEKVQVSLVPGESWYV
- the proB gene encoding glutamate 5-kinase yields the protein MSREVIVIKLGTAVITDEEGNIDNSIVKKVAAEIARLYQQYDIVLVSSGAVGSGKKFIREYKGSLSERKAAAAVGNPILIQLYHKHLQQHGITVAQALCERVHFSNRKQFLQLKQTFATFWENNILPVVNENDLVSNVEIKFSDNDELATLIAIGFDASTLILCTSAGGLLDDQKKVIRHIEKVDAAVLQFVKTEKSGLGLGGMISKLTFTRLAISLGITVIICGLKGTQPLSDALKGKNGSWFEPRKSNLRARQKWLASGSVTLGTIHVDKGAAKALAGRKSLLTIGIKSADGQFVSGEVIQLMDEDGEILGVAKTRLDAAQIMQQLNAKSVIAAHADDIVLF
- a CDS encoding MFS transporter, whose amino-acid sequence is MGSPVQQRLAVTIFFFISGFGYASWASRIPTVKEHLHLSEGELGLVLFAFPVGLLLTLPITSWLLQRFSSKKIMLGGAIAFNLVLCLPGTAAYAWQLVLVLLAFGITRNLLNLSMNAQAVETQRMFSKSIMNSFHGVWSLAGFAGAALGYFMVLYEIAVTWHLLMVSVALLALSFLFIRLTNGEVPAPVKRKSFFTLPEPALFKFSMICFASMACENTMYDWGSVFFRQELSAGKGLSTFAFVAYMVSMTTGRFLGDWLTNKLGVLPLLVASGCFVLTGFSITVLSPFPYLTIAGFILTGFGVSCVVPMVFSMAGKSTNTNSGAALASISTIGYMGFLFIPPLVGFIAEYSSLRWSFGCIAMLAILIIWLPYSLLKKQLAVKYYS
- a CDS encoding glutamate-5-semialdehyde dehydrogenase, which encodes MKTVASQIQRTHAASAGLQAVPNIKVQQVLRALADALMENTHILLKANAKDLAKQPADNPKNDRLLLNAQRIANIAASIKKVAKLPDPTGQILEKRTLDNGLLLQKISVPLGVVGAIYESRPNVTFDIAALSLRSRNACVLKGSADASHTNSVAVSIIKKVLSSEGLNPDLICLLPANREVVDDMMTATKFIDVLIPRGSDGLIKYVRNHSQVPVIETGAGVCHIYVEAEADLKKALAIVVNAKVSRPSVCNAVDAILVDKAVAPAFLSTLKKEFEKDGVEIFADKIAHGLLKGYPFLHIAKEEDFGREFLSLKCAIKVVDDLSAALHHIALYSTKHSESIISENQKTCEAFIRQVDAAVVYSNASTRFTDGEVFGLGAEIGISTQKLHARGPFALEKLVTEKWILRGKGQVR
- a CDS encoding chryseobasin-related MNIO class RiPP peptide; translation: MKLPKTLLSAILTGISVQTAVSCSKAKETPGAKAKTESKQKTDQVTDSCPACGMG
- a CDS encoding AAA domain-containing protein — encoded protein: MLRIERQADRLSYATLTEKSSTSERRQNGICWYPIAIKGTEIGQGDYLTVEIERTSYLELVHQFRFGMPVAIFSNHNAKTDRIEGVITYISGNTIKISLQLDELPDWASDGKLGIDLLFDDNSYEEMNSALKQAAVMAEKKGNGILVKLLTGEAYPTFEESAWLPDLPQLNPSQQAAIRKIIAANELAIVHGPPGTGKTTTLVQAIKVLLQQDPRQILVVAPSNTAVDLLSEKLSDEGIQVLRVGNPARVSEGLMRLTLDCKMAAHPRIKDIRNLKKQANEYRNLAQKYKRNFGKAEREQRKALFDEARKIMKEVISIEQYIMDDLIGKAQVITATLVGANHYTVKSLQYHTVFIDEAGQSLEPACWIPIIKGRKLILAGDHNQLSPTIKSMDAARAGLGKTLLEKCVEKYPGAVSLLENQYRMNELIMGYSSKVFYYNKLKADASVAHHLLYPGDFPLAFIDTAGCGFEEKLEGTSTTNPEEADFLFRHLSILVSALRENLCIEDFPSIGIISPYKLQIELLKEQLLAFPEWQDIAHKITVNTIDSFQGQERDIIYISLTRSNSNGEIGFLSDTRRMNVAMTRARKKLVVIGDSATLSKNEFYGRFVEYAQNNAAYLSAWEFVNE